The Candidatus Methylacidiphilales bacterium sequence ACCCTCGGCCTCCTCTCCGACTGACGCCCCCCATCACTCCCCCGCCGAGCTGTCTCTGCCTCCACGCAACACCTCCGCAAGCCTCTCCCCACGCCGTTGCCAAGTATGACGAGCCGCCCAAGCCTTTATCTCTGCCCCCCCGCGGTGTTCACGTCCCAGAGCAGCACGCCACCCTTCGACCTTATTATCAAAAACTCGAAACAGCCAGCCTTCTATCTCCAAAGATTCAAGCGCCGGAAGCGCACTCGCCACCACAGGAATCCCACAACGCGCATAATCAAAAAGTTTCATCGGACACGAATAATACCCACTCGGCGTATCCAATCGCGTCGGAATAATGCCCACCGACACCCCCTTGAAATAACGCAACAACTCCCGCGCCCCCTGATACGGCTGCCACTCGATCCACCCATGCCGCTCAGGATAAGGAAGTCGGGTCAACAACTGCGCTTTCTCCTTCTCCGTCCCACCCACCAGCCGCACCCGCTTCCCCAACGCAAGCGCCGCAGCCAGCGCCACATCTAACCCTTTCCATACCTCAAGCCCCCCAGCATAAAGAATAGGCCCTTCCGGATGCCAGTATTCTTCATGTTCTGGAG is a genomic window containing:
- a CDS encoding glycosyltransferase family 4 protein, with product WQLERWWRGKERHFDLGFAIHLKAAAWFRQKRIPYVWEAHEIFSETAPGLVESERLAVRGARIRIATSHALAEGLRKRFGGDLVFTVVPNAGQPPEHEEYWHPEGPILYAGGLEVWKGLDVALAAALALGKRVRLVGGTEKEKAQLLTRLPYPERHGWIEWQPYQGARELLRYFKGVSVGIIPTRLDTPSGYYSCPMKLFDYARCGIPVVASALPALESLEIEGWLFRVFDNKVEGWRAALGREHRGGAEIKAWAARHTWQRRGERLAEVLRGGRDSSAGE